The DNA window CAGGGCCGTGGGGACGACCAGGCCGAGGCGCCGGGCTCGGCCGGACAGTCCACGCTCGTCGGCCCACGCCCGTAGTGTCCGTTCGGGATCGGCGCCCGTCACCGCGCTCGCCGGCACACCGTCTGTGCCGGCGGCCGTCAGTTCGGCGGACAGTTCTGCGAGCAGGTCGCGGCGGTCCGCGCGTCGAACTGCGGCTCTGCGCCACACGCGCGCCGCCTGTCGCAGGACGCGTGCATCCGCCGTCGCCGACGACGGTCCGAAATCCTTGCAGGTGCTCTCGATCACGAATCTTCCTCCCCTGTACGAGTTTCCGACACCGGACGCAGTAGTGCGGTGACGCTCGCGGCCACCGTGAGCCATTCGGTGGCGCCCTGTGACAGTGCATCGTGGCCGGCGGGAGTCAACGAGTAGTACTTCCGCGGTGGACCGGTGTCCGACGGGCGACTCTCGGACTCGACCAGACCGGCCTTCTCGAGGCGGGCGAGCAGCGGGTAGGACGAGCCGCCGGCCACCAGCAGGTCACGCTCGGCCAGTCGTCGGGTCAGTTCGTACCCGTACACGGGCCGGTCCCGCAGGAGCGCGAGCAGGCAGAGGTCCAGCACTCCACGCAGAAGGAGACTGCGTCGCTCGACCGAAGGACTCATGCCTGGCAAGCTACCAGTACCTTGGTAAGCAAGGTAGTGGTTTCGGCGGCAATCGAAGAGGGGGGTCGCGGATTGCCGGACAGCCCCGAGGGGCTGTCCGGCTCGCGTCGTACTAGGAACCGTCCGCGGGCTGGAGCCGGAGCGAGATGCTGTTGATGCAGTAGCGCTGGTCGGTCGGCGTGGGGTAGCCCTCGCCCTCGAACACGTGACCGAGGTGGCTGTGGCAGCTGCTGCACAGCACCTCGACGCGGTGCATCCCGAGGGAGTCGTCGGCGCGCAGGATGACGGCGTCGGAGTCGGCCGGATCGAAGAACGACGGCCAACCGCAGTGCGATTCGAATTTCTCGGTGCTGCGGAACAGCTCCGCCCCGCAGGCGCGGCAGGTGTACACGCCTTCGGTCGTCGTGTCGGTGTACTCGCCGACGTGCGGCCGCTCCGTGCCGGCCTGCCGCAGCACGTGGTACTCCTCGGGCGTCAGCTGGGCGCGCCATTCATCGTCGCCTCGGCGGACCTTCGGTTCGGGCAGCCCGGAATCCTGTGTGGAACTCATGACTCCACGCTAGTACCTGCCGCCGACGGGAGCGTCAGACCTTGGCGGGAGCGGGAGCCGGGGCCACCGCGTCCGCGACGAGGAAGTCCGGGTCGATACCGCGATCGAGCCGGTTCTCGCGTCTGGCGGTGAGGTACCGGTTGACGAGGACCGCGAAGACGACGATGAGGAGCAGGCTCCAGCCCATCGTCGGCTTGAGGTACTCGGCTGCCCGCCCGGCCTGCAGGAAACGATACGAGATCCAGTCGTCGGCACTCAGGACACCGTAGAACGCGAGCCATGCGGGCCAGTTGCGGACGACGGAGTTACGGAGCACGACCGTCATCACCAGCGGGAACAGCAGCATCGAGTAGTACAGCTGACCGAGCGAGCCCAGCAGGAACGACGCGGTGAGCAGCACACCCGAGGCCGTCGCCACGAAGAACAGCTCGTCCTGGCGGTAGTACCGGTACAGCAGCCACAGCGACACCGCGACGATGGCCGCGAAGGCGATGCGCAGCGCCCAGATCAATGCGACCGGCAGGCCGAAGTACGTGCCGTTGCCGACGATCGAGCTGTTGAAGTAGTCGCGCGACTCCATCAGGTACGGCAACGTGTGGTGCACGAACTCCATGGGATCCGCCGACAGCGGCCATGCCACCGCGGTCAGGACCAGCGGGATGCCGATCGCGGTGACGAACACCTTCCACTGGCCGCGCACCAGCGGCAGCAGCAGCAGCGGCGCGAGGATGGGTTTGACCGCGAACGTCAGTCCGATCGCCGCGCCCGACCACATGTCCTTCCGGCGCAGCAGCAGGAACAGGAACGCGATCTCGCCGAGCAGCACCAGGCCGTTGATGTTGGAGAAGATGAGCGTGTTCGACACGGTTTCGGTGGAGAACGCGGCGAACAGCAGGATCGGCGCGGCCACGGAGTCGAGTGCCAGGCCGAACATCTTCAGCAGCAGGTAGAGCGCGACGATGACGGCGACGGTGTTGGCCAGGATGAACAGCCAGCGCGACTTCTCGGGATCGAGGATCGCGAGCGGAGCCATCAGCAGGGTGCCGCTCGGTGGGTACAGGTAGTGCGGGTCCACCGAATTGAAGTTGGCGGTGTAGACCTCGCGACGATTGAGGAACGCCAGCGCCGCCTGGTAGACGGGCGAGAAGTCGTCGGTGACGGATCCGTTGACCGCCCTCACGACCACTCGTTGGATCACCGTCATCACGGCGAGGGGCCACAGGGCGAAGTTGATGACCTCGGCGGTGGTGCGGCCGGTGCGCGGCTCGAATCGTCGAAGGAACACTACGGCACGGTACACCGGCGAGCCGTCGGGACAGCTCGGCCACCCCGGGCTCACGCCGGGCAGGCGCTCCCGTTGGTCGGCAGCAGCGCCGAATCCAGGTAGCGGCCCAGGGCCAGGCGGGCACACGACGAGTGGGTGGTGACGGGATGGCCGTAGCCCTCCCACGTCAGCGTCGCCGACGTGGCCCCCGCGCCGGTGAGTGTGCCGGTGACCGTGGCCAGGCCGGTGTTGCCGACGACGGGATCGGCGGCCCCGCTGAACACGAGCACGGGGATCGGGACCGCACTGGGCAGCGGCGGCGGCGCCATGGTCGGCCAGGCGGCGCACCGCATGAGCCCCAGCGCAGCGTCGGAGCCGAACACCGGGTACTCGGCACTCCATTCCTGGGCGAGTTGCGCGGCGCGTCCGGGGCCGGGCCACTGCTGCCCGTCGCTGCAGCGGGCGACGAACTGGCCGTCGGTGCCGCCGGTGGCGGTCGTCGCGCGAATCAACCCCTGGAGCGGTCCGAGGTCGCCGCGGTCGGCGGCGGACAGGATGTCGGCCAGTTCACGGACCCGGCTCGTCTGGTCGCCGCGCGGCGACCCGAGGAATCCCGACACGGCAGCCAGCAGCGCGCTCGACGACACCGTGCCGAGGTCGCCGGCGGCGGCCCGATCGCGCAGGCCGGTGAGCGCCGCCGTCGGATCCGGGCCCAGGGCGCAATTCAGCGCGGCGCAGCGGCGGGAGAAGTCGGCCAGCGCGGCCTGGCGGCCCTGCACCCGCTGCTCGGCCGCTGTCGGGGCGTCCACCGTGGTCGGGGTGGGCGCGTCCAGCACCAGGCGGCCGAGCCGGGACGGGTACTTCGCCGCGTACGCGAGCGCGACCGCCGAACCGTTGCCGGTCGCGAGCACGCCCAGCGTCTCCACCTGCCACAGCTCGCGCAACTGTTCGAGGTCGTCTGCGGCGTGCGCGGTGTCGAAGGCGAGCGCGTGCGGCTGCAGCGCGTCCGTGCATGCCACCGCGGCGTCGCGCCCGAGCGCCGCGACCTTGTCGGCCGGCGCCGCATCGCCCGGGGTGAACTGCCCGAGATCGGCGAGTTCCTGGCGATCCAGCGACTTGCCGCAGTCCAGCGGCGTCGACGCGCCGATCCCACGCCGGTCGACGGCGACGATCGGTTGCCGCGCCAGCAGATCGGCGCTGGGGCCGGTCGCCAGCGCCGCCAGCGTGGTCGACGACGCGACATCGGACCCCGACGTGAGGACCACCGGCGCGGCGTCGTGGGGCGTCCGGTCCGTGCGAGCACGCACGGCGCCGACCTGGATGGGACCGACCGCACCGCCCGTCGGGTCGAGGGGCGCGGTGAAGGACGCGCATTCGAGCGACACCCCGGCCGGCGCGGCACCGAGGCCGAGCGGCGAGAGGGTGGCGTCCGTGCAGTCGACCCAATCCAGGTCGCGGACCGGCTGCTGCAGCTGCAGCGCCGACGGCGTCGGGTCGGCCGCGCGGGAAGAGCCGTCCCGGTGCTCGACGACGGCGATCTCCGGCCGGTCGGACGGGCCGGCGCCGCACGCTGCACACGCCGCGAGCACCGCACCGGTGATCGCGGTGACCCCGATCCTCTTCACGAGCGACTGCATGGCCGACAGCCTGCCAGGCCGATCACTCGGCACCGGCCCGGACCCAGCGGGTGAGGAGCGTCCCGTCGTCGTCGCCGAGGACGTGGGCTCGGGTCATCGGGACGGGATCGGTGCGGGCCGAGCCGGCGATCCGCCCGGCGGGCCCGGCGACCAGCAGCGGTGCGGCGGTCAGGCACAGCTCGTCGACCGCGTCCTCCGCGATGAGCGTGCCGAACAACCCGGGCCCGCCCTCGCACAGCACCCGCCGCAGCCCGCGCCGCTGCAGCACGGCGAGCAGCGCGGCCGCGCTCACGTCGTCGGTGGCGGCGACCTCGACGTCGCCGCCCGCGTCCCGCAGGCGCGCGAGGTGCGCGGGGTCCGCCCGTTCCGACGTCAGGATCACCGGCGGCACGGTGGTGTCGGTGAACAACCGTGACGCCGGATCCAGTCGCCCGCTGGCGGAGACCACGACGATCGGGGGGACGGCCGCCAGTCCGGCGCTGCGGCGTCGGGCGGCGCGCGCATCGCTGGTGCGGGCGCCGCCGTAGTTCTCGCCACGGGCGGTGCCGGCGCCGACGACGATCGCGTCCGCCAGCTCGCGTAGCAGCCCGAACACGCGCTTGTCGGCGGGTGTGCCGAGACCGGCGCTGGCGCCGTCGACGGTCACGGCCCCGTCGAGGCTCGACACGAAGTTGACGCGAACCCACGGCCTGTCGAGCCCGACCGGATATCCGTACAGTGAACGCAGGTCGTCATCGGTCAGCCGATCCGGCCGGTCGCCGCTGCCCTCGGGCCGTGTGAAGTAGGTCGCAATATCCAGACGGTGCACGTGTTCGATCACAGCACGTCGATACCCTCTATGCATGCATGCACGTCTTGTCGATCGCAATCCGGTGGTGCCGGCCGATCAATTGGTTGCTCAGATGGTGCCGCCGGCGATGTTCGACGACGTCAGCTTCGCGTCCTACATTCCCGACCCGAAGGAACCCAGCCAGGCGGCGGCGGTCCGCAAGGCCGAGGAGTTCTCCCAGCGGGTCGCCAAGATCCGCAGCGGCGGTCGGCGCGGTCTGTTCGGCAAGAAGACGCCCGCCACCGGTGCGGGGCTCTACCTCGACGGTGGTTTCGGTGTCGGCAAGACGCACCTGCTCGCCTCGATCTTCCACAGCTCGCCGTCACCCAAGGCCTTCGGCACGTTCGTCGAGCTGACGCACGTGGTCGGCGCGCTCGGCTTCAACCGCGCGGTGGAGGAACTGTCGAACCACAGCGTGCTGTGCATCGACGAGTTCGAGCTCGACGATCCGGGCGACACCATGCTGGTCTCGCGCCTGCTGACCGAGCTGTCGGCGCGCGGTGTGTCGATCGTCGCGACGTCGAACACGCTGCCGGGTCAGCTAGGTGAGGGCCGCTTCGCCGCCCAGGACTTCCTGCGCGAGATCAAGAAGCTCGGCTCCATCTTCGAGACCATCCGGGTCGACGGTCCGGACTACCGCCACCGCGACCTCCCACCGGCACCCGAGCCGACCGACGACGCCGATCTCCAGGAGCGCGCCGACGCAATCGAGGGCGCCACGCTCGACGACTTCGACGAGCTGTGCGCGCACCTGAGCACCCTCCACCCGTCGCGCTACGGCAAGCTCGTCGAGGGTGTCCCGGCCGTGTTCATCCAGGGTGTCCACCCCGCGCAGGACCAATCCGTGGCACTGCGCCTGGTGGTCCTCGCCGACCGCCTGTACGACGCCAGCATCCCGGTGACGGTGTCGGGCGCCAAGCTCGACGAGATCTTCACCCCGGAGATGCTCGCCGGCGGCTACCGCAAGAAGTACCTGCGCGCCACCTCGCGGCTGCTCGCGCTGTCGCGCTTCGAGGTCGCGGCCTGATCGGGACCGCCCGGTCCTGCCGATGATGCGGCGCAGCCGTCAGAGGCTGCGCTGCATCACGTAGTCGTGGTGGGTCTGCGTACCCACCCGGAACGTCTTGGTGCCCACCTTCTCGAACCCGTTCTTGACGTAGAAGCGTTGGGCGCGTTCGTTCTCCTGATTGACCCCGAGCCACACGCCCGCGCAGTTCTCGTTGCGTGCGTGGGTCACGGCGGCCTCCATCAGTGCGGCCGAGACCCCCGAGCCGTGCCTGTCGGGCAACACGTACAGCTTGCTGATCTCGGTGGTCGGGCGCAGTGAGACCGCGGACTGGATGTCGTGGTCGTCGGGGGTTCCGTCGACGAGCATGACGTAGCCGACGATCTCCCCGCCGGAGGTGGCCTTGAGCACCGTGCGGGTGGGGTCGGTGAGGTACTCGCTGAACTTCTCCGCCGAGAGCACATCGTCGATGAACGCCGCGATGTCCTCCCTGGTCGCGTGCGGCGGACAGGCCAGCGGGAAGGTCACCGCGGCCACGTCGGCCAGTGCCTCGGCGTCCCAGATCCCGGCGCGGTCCACGGAAATCGTCACTGCTTCACCTCGTCGCGTGCATCGGGTCCGTCCCGGTAAGTACACCACTTGGCGGGCGGGGGCGGTCACGCGCCGGTGCGGGCACCCTCCGTGTCGGCGGTGTCCGGCCGGGCCGGACGGGGCGCGAACGCCGGTGCCAGCAGGAACAGTGCGGCCGCGAAGAGCAGCGGCGCCACGAAACCGAGACGCAGGTCCGACGTCCACGCGATGCCGCCGATGACGGCGCCGCCGAGCACCGTGCCGGCGTAGTTGAAGAGATTGAGGCGGGCGATGACGGTGTCGGTGCGGCCCGCCGGCGCGAGTCGACCGGCCGCGCTGAAGCACAGGGGGGCGACCACCGGCGCACCGAGTCCGACGACGAAGAAGCCGGCGATGGCCACGGCCGGGGCCTGTGCCAGGACGACCACCAGCAGGCCGATGACGCTGACCGCGGCGCCCACCCGAACCACCGCAATCTCGCCGAACCGTCGCACCCAGTGGTCGCCGGTGAGCCGGGAGATCAGCGCGGTGATCTGGTACGCGGCCATGGCGAGGGCCGCGGTGCCCGCGTCGGACAGCAGCACCTCCTTCAGATACAGCGCCGACCAGTTTCCGATCCCGAAGTCGATGGCATAGAAGAGCACCATCGCGATGCCGAGCGCCAGGAACGGCCACAGCGGGAGGGCCAGGGGAGCGGTGGACGTGTCCGCGGTGTGCTGGTGGCCGGTGCGCAGAAGACGCGGTCCGATCGCCGCGCAGCCGATCGCGGCGACGGCCGCGGCGATCAGTACGCACGCGGTGACCGACAGATCGAGCGCGGAACATGCCGAGACGAACAGCGCTCCGGCGATCGCACCGACGCTCCATGCTGCGTGGAAGGAGGAGAGGATCACCCGGCCGTAGAGATGCTGGATCGACACAGCCTGCATGTTGGCGGTGGCGTCGACCATGCCCAGGCCGATGCCGTAGAACGCGAACGCCACGAGGAACGCCGCGGTCGACGATGCGAGCGCGATGGCCACCGCGGCGAGCGCGATCGCGAACAGCCCCACCCGCAGCGTGGTGCGGCTGGAGGTGGCCTTCGCGAGTTGTTCGGCGACGACACTGCCGACCCCGGCCACGACGGACACCCCCACGACCGCCCCCACCACGAGACTCTCGGTGAACCCGAGATCGTCCTTGAACTGGGGGAGTTGGGTGAGCAGAACCGCCAGCACGAAGCCCTGCAATCCGAACGCGACGGCGGCGGCGACGCGGGCGGTGGCCTGGGCGTTCGGGTCTCGCGTCACTGGACGAGTGTCCAAGGTTCGGCTCCGTTTCCTCGGGTTCTCTGCTTCACTGCTCATCATGGCGGCACAGCATCCGATTCCGGGTTTTCCCGACGATTTCGTGTTCGGTGTCGCGGCCGCGGCGTACCAGATCGAGGGCGCCGTGACCGAGGGTGGGCGCGGACGCTCGATCTGGGACGAATTCTGTGCCGTCCCGGGCGCCGTCGCGCGCGGTGAGTCCGGCGCGGTCGCGACCGACCACTATCACCGCTACCGCGAGGACGTCGCCCTCATGCGGGACCTGGGCGTCGACGCCTACCGGTTGTCGGTGTCCTGGCCGCGGATCCGCCCCGACGGCACGGGGCCCGTCAACGCGGCCGGCCTCGACTTCTACGACCGGCTGGTCGACGAATTGTGTGCGGCCGGCGTCACTCCCGCGGTGACACTGTTCCACTGGGACCTCCCGCAGGCGCTGCAGGACGACGGCGGGTGGATGAACCGGGCGACGGCCGAGCGGCTCGCGGAACTCGCGACCGTCGTGGGGAAGCGGCTGGGCGATCGCGTCGGGATGTGGATGCCGCTCAACGAGCCGGTCGTCCACACCCTGTACGGCCATGCGCTGGGCGTGCACGCCCCCGGCCTCGCACTCGGGTTCGGTGCGCTGCAGGCGGCGCACCACCAGCTCCTCGGTCACGGATTGTCGGTGCAGGCGCTGCGGTCGGCGGGGTGCGGCAACATCGGTATCGCGTCGAACCACGCGCCCGTGCACCCCGCGACGGACGGACCCGCGGACATCGAGGCCGCCGACGTCTACGACCACATCGTCAACTGGACGTTCGCCGACCCGGTTCTGCTGGGCAAGTATCCGGCGGACGAGTTGGCGGCGCTGCTCACGGGCCCGGTGGACGACGATCTCGCGACCATCGCCCAGCCGCTGGACTGGTACGGGGTCAAC is part of the Rhodococcus sp. SGAir0479 genome and encodes:
- the zapE gene encoding cell division protein ZapE translates to MHARLVDRNPVVPADQLVAQMVPPAMFDDVSFASYIPDPKEPSQAAAVRKAEEFSQRVAKIRSGGRRGLFGKKTPATGAGLYLDGGFGVGKTHLLASIFHSSPSPKAFGTFVELTHVVGALGFNRAVEELSNHSVLCIDEFELDDPGDTMLVSRLLTELSARGVSIVATSNTLPGQLGEGRFAAQDFLREIKKLGSIFETIRVDGPDYRHRDLPPAPEPTDDADLQERADAIEGATLDDFDELCAHLSTLHPSRYGKLVEGVPAVFIQGVHPAQDQSVALRLVVLADRLYDASIPVTVSGAKLDEIFTPEMLAGGYRKKYLRATSRLLALSRFEVAA
- a CDS encoding glycosyltransferase family 87 protein; its protein translation is MYRAVVFLRRFEPRTGRTTAEVINFALWPLAVMTVIQRVVVRAVNGSVTDDFSPVYQAALAFLNRREVYTANFNSVDPHYLYPPSGTLLMAPLAILDPEKSRWLFILANTVAVIVALYLLLKMFGLALDSVAAPILLFAAFSTETVSNTLIFSNINGLVLLGEIAFLFLLLRRKDMWSGAAIGLTFAVKPILAPLLLLPLVRGQWKVFVTAIGIPLVLTAVAWPLSADPMEFVHHTLPYLMESRDYFNSSIVGNGTYFGLPVALIWALRIAFAAIVAVSLWLLYRYYRQDELFFVATASGVLLTASFLLGSLGQLYYSMLLFPLVMTVVLRNSVVRNWPAWLAFYGVLSADDWISYRFLQAGRAAEYLKPTMGWSLLLIVVFAVLVNRYLTARRENRLDRGIDPDFLVADAVAPAPAPAKV
- the msrB gene encoding peptide-methionine (R)-S-oxide reductase MsrB, coding for MSSTQDSGLPEPKVRRGDDEWRAQLTPEEYHVLRQAGTERPHVGEYTDTTTEGVYTCRACGAELFRSTEKFESHCGWPSFFDPADSDAVILRADDSLGMHRVEVLCSSCHSHLGHVFEGEGYPTPTDQRYCINSISLRLQPADGS
- a CDS encoding pyrimidine reductase family protein, with amino-acid sequence MHRLDIATYFTRPEGSGDRPDRLTDDDLRSLYGYPVGLDRPWVRVNFVSSLDGAVTVDGASAGLGTPADKRVFGLLRELADAIVVGAGTARGENYGGARTSDARAARRRSAGLAAVPPIVVVSASGRLDPASRLFTDTTVPPVILTSERADPAHLARLRDAGGDVEVAATDDVSAAALLAVLQRRGLRRVLCEGGPGLFGTLIAEDAVDELCLTAAPLLVAGPAGRIAGSARTDPVPMTRAHVLGDDDGTLLTRWVRAGAE
- a CDS encoding alpha/beta fold hydrolase, whose amino-acid sequence is MQSLVKRIGVTAITGAVLAACAACGAGPSDRPEIAVVEHRDGSSRAADPTPSALQLQQPVRDLDWVDCTDATLSPLGLGAAPAGVSLECASFTAPLDPTGGAVGPIQVGAVRARTDRTPHDAAPVVLTSGSDVASSTTLAALATGPSADLLARQPIVAVDRRGIGASTPLDCGKSLDRQELADLGQFTPGDAAPADKVAALGRDAAVACTDALQPHALAFDTAHAADDLEQLRELWQVETLGVLATGNGSAVALAYAAKYPSRLGRLVLDAPTPTTVDAPTAAEQRVQGRQAALADFSRRCAALNCALGPDPTAALTGLRDRAAAGDLGTVSSSALLAAVSGFLGSPRGDQTSRVRELADILSAADRGDLGPLQGLIRATTATGGTDGQFVARCSDGQQWPGPGRAAQLAQEWSAEYPVFGSDAALGLMRCAAWPTMAPPPLPSAVPIPVLVFSGAADPVVGNTGLATVTGTLTGAGATSATLTWEGYGHPVTTHSSCARLALGRYLDSALLPTNGSACPA
- a CDS encoding PadR family transcriptional regulator translates to MSPSVERRSLLLRGVLDLCLLALLRDRPVYGYELTRRLAERDLLVAGGSSYPLLARLEKAGLVESESRPSDTGPPRKYYSLTPAGHDALSQGATEWLTVAASVTALLRPVSETRTGEEDS
- a CDS encoding MFS transporter, with product MTRDPNAQATARVAAAVAFGLQGFVLAVLLTQLPQFKDDLGFTESLVVGAVVGVSVVAGVGSVVAEQLAKATSSRTTLRVGLFAIALAAVAIALASSTAAFLVAFAFYGIGLGMVDATANMQAVSIQHLYGRVILSSFHAAWSVGAIAGALFVSACSALDLSVTACVLIAAAVAAIGCAAIGPRLLRTGHQHTADTSTAPLALPLWPFLALGIAMVLFYAIDFGIGNWSALYLKEVLLSDAGTAALAMAAYQITALISRLTGDHWVRRFGEIAVVRVGAAVSVIGLLVVVLAQAPAVAIAGFFVVGLGAPVVAPLCFSAAGRLAPAGRTDTVIARLNLFNYAGTVLGGAVIGGIAWTSDLRLGFVAPLLFAAALFLLAPAFAPRPARPDTADTEGARTGA
- a CDS encoding GH1 family beta-glucosidase: MAAQHPIPGFPDDFVFGVAAAAYQIEGAVTEGGRGRSIWDEFCAVPGAVARGESGAVATDHYHRYREDVALMRDLGVDAYRLSVSWPRIRPDGTGPVNAAGLDFYDRLVDELCAAGVTPAVTLFHWDLPQALQDDGGWMNRATAERLAELATVVGKRLGDRVGMWMPLNEPVVHTLYGHALGVHAPGLALGFGALQAAHHQLLGHGLSVQALRSAGCGNIGIASNHAPVHPATDGPADIEAADVYDHIVNWTFADPVLLGKYPADELAALLTGPVDDDLATIAQPLDWYGVNYYEPTVIAAPGDGAGTVGVLEVDLPPGLPFAPVPLQGYPTTDFGWPIVPDGLREILTLFRDRFGSALPPVYITESGCSFHDPDPDADGRVRDTRRIDYHADHLAAVRAAMDAGVDVRGYFVWSILDNFEWAAGYRERFGLVHVDYDTLDRTPKDSYRWFQAMLTARRTDRNGDTRLPGS
- a CDS encoding GNAT family N-acetyltransferase, with product MTISVDRAGIWDAEALADVAAVTFPLACPPHATREDIAAFIDDVLSAEKFSEYLTDPTRTVLKATSGGEIVGYVMLVDGTPDDHDIQSAVSLRPTTEISKLYVLPDRHGSGVSAALMEAAVTHARNENCAGVWLGVNQENERAQRFYVKNGFEKVGTKTFRVGTQTHHDYVMQRSL